In one Mycobacterium sp. NBC_00419 genomic region, the following are encoded:
- a CDS encoding bifunctional riboflavin kinase/FAD synthetase yields MERWRGQEEIPSDWGRCVLTIGVFDGVHRGHVELIARAVKSGRERGVPTVLMTFDPHPMEVVFPGSHPAQLTTLARRAELVEELGIDVFLVMPFTTDFMKLTPERYVHELLVERLHVVEVLVGENFTFGKKAAGNVAGLRKAGERFGFAVEGMSLVAEHHKSETVTFSSTYIRSCVDAGDVVAAAEALGRPHRVEGVVVRGDGRGRGLGFPTANVAPPMYSAIPADGVYAAWFTVLGHGPITGSVIPGERYQSAVSVGTNPTFSGRTRTVEAFVLDSEADLYGQHVAVDFVSRLRGQLRFDSVQDLVVAMGKDTDKARQILSSS; encoded by the coding sequence GTGGAGAGGTGGCGGGGACAGGAAGAGATCCCCTCGGACTGGGGCCGGTGCGTACTGACCATCGGCGTCTTCGACGGCGTGCACCGCGGGCATGTCGAACTGATCGCCCGCGCGGTGAAGTCGGGTCGCGAACGTGGCGTGCCGACGGTGCTGATGACCTTCGACCCGCATCCGATGGAAGTTGTCTTCCCGGGCAGCCATCCGGCCCAGCTCACGACACTGGCCCGGCGCGCCGAACTCGTCGAGGAACTCGGCATCGACGTCTTCCTGGTCATGCCGTTCACCACCGACTTCATGAAGCTGACCCCGGAGCGCTACGTCCACGAACTGCTCGTCGAACGGCTGCACGTGGTCGAGGTGCTGGTGGGGGAGAACTTCACCTTCGGCAAGAAGGCGGCCGGCAACGTCGCGGGCCTGCGTAAGGCCGGCGAACGCTTCGGCTTCGCCGTCGAGGGCATGTCCCTGGTCGCCGAGCACCACAAGAGCGAGACGGTGACCTTCTCCTCGACCTATATCCGCTCCTGCGTCGACGCCGGTGACGTGGTCGCCGCCGCCGAGGCGCTGGGCCGCCCGCACCGGGTCGAAGGCGTGGTTGTTCGCGGCGACGGTCGCGGCCGTGGCCTGGGTTTCCCGACCGCCAACGTGGCGCCCCCGATGTACTCGGCGATCCCGGCCGACGGCGTCTACGCCGCCTGGTTCACCGTGCTGGGTCACGGACCCATCACCGGTTCGGTGATCCCGGGTGAGCGGTACCAGTCGGCGGTGTCGGTGGGTACCAACCCGACGTTCTCCGGTCGCACCCGCACGGTCGAGGCGTTCGTCCTCGATTCCGAGGCCGACCTGTACGGCCAGCACGTCGCCGTCGACTTCGTCAGCCGCCTGCGCGGCCAGTTGCGGTTCGACTCGGTACAGGATCTGGTCGTGGCGATGGGCAAGGACACCGACAAGGCCCGCCAGATCCTGTCCTCGTCGTAA
- a CDS encoding SRPBCC family protein has product MPVTDVQHDLDTLTLTITADFAAPVERIWQVYADPRQLEKIWGPPDYPATVVDHDLKAGGRMTYFMTGPEGDKHAGYWDIATVDEPSSFSFTDGFADLDFNPVPTMPTSHCVFSFTEHNGGTRATYVSTYPSADALQTVLDMGVIEGATGAINQIDGLVGSRG; this is encoded by the coding sequence ATGCCCGTGACCGATGTGCAGCACGACCTCGACACCCTGACCCTGACCATCACCGCCGATTTCGCTGCGCCGGTCGAGCGGATCTGGCAGGTCTACGCCGACCCGCGTCAGCTGGAGAAGATCTGGGGCCCGCCGGACTATCCGGCGACCGTCGTCGACCACGACCTGAAGGCCGGGGGCCGGATGACGTACTTCATGACCGGTCCGGAGGGCGACAAGCACGCCGGCTACTGGGACATCGCCACCGTCGACGAGCCGAGCAGCTTCTCCTTCACCGACGGCTTCGCCGACCTGGACTTCAACCCGGTCCCCACCATGCCGACATCGCACTGCGTGTTCAGCTTCACCGAGCACAACGGCGGCACCAGGGCCACCTACGTGAGCACGTACCCGTCGGCCGACGCGCTGCAGACGGTGCTCGACATGGGCGTCATCGAGGGCGCCACCGGCGCGATCAACCAGATCGACGGCCTGGTCGGGTCACGCGGCTGA
- a CDS encoding ArsR/SmtB family transcription factor — protein sequence MIVDEEDRADALFHALSDRTRRDIMRRALAGEHSVSALALKYEMSFAAVQKHVAVLEKAGLLTKRRSGREQLASGDVTAVRSVASMLGELEQIWRGRIARIDDLISADETQED from the coding sequence GTGATCGTGGACGAGGAGGACCGGGCCGACGCCCTGTTCCACGCCCTGTCCGACCGCACGCGGCGAGACATCATGCGCCGCGCCCTGGCCGGGGAGCACTCGGTGTCCGCGCTCGCACTGAAATACGAGATGAGCTTCGCGGCGGTGCAGAAGCACGTCGCCGTGCTGGAGAAGGCAGGCCTGCTCACCAAGCGACGCAGCGGTCGTGAGCAACTGGCCAGCGGCGACGTGACGGCTGTGCGGTCGGTGGCCTCGATGCTCGGTGAGCTGGAGCAGATCTGGCGGGGCCGGATCGCGCGCATCGACGACCTCATCTCGGCCGACGAAACCCAGGAGGATTGA
- the rpsO gene encoding 30S ribosomal protein S15 codes for MALTAEQKKEILGSYGLHETDTGSPEAQVALLTRRITDLTEHLKLHKHDHHSRRGLLLLVGRRRRLLKYVADVDVARYRSLIERLGLRR; via the coding sequence GTGGCGTTGACTGCCGAGCAGAAGAAGGAAATCCTGGGCTCCTACGGCCTGCATGAGACCGACACCGGCTCGCCGGAGGCCCAGGTCGCACTGCTGACCAGGCGGATCACCGATCTCACCGAGCACCTCAAGCTGCACAAGCACGACCACCACTCGCGGCGCGGTCTGCTGCTGCTGGTCGGCCGTCGCCGCCGGCTGCTCAAGTATGTTGCCGACGTCGACGTGGCGCGCTATCGCTCGTTGATCGAACGGCTGGGTCTGCGCCGCTGA